In one Nitrospirota bacterium genomic region, the following are encoded:
- a CDS encoding NADH-quinone oxidoreductase subunit B family protein codes for MGVMQNLFEDGYITTTVDSFLNYCRASSIWPMTFGLACCAIEMIQYYSAPQHDFDRFGTVPRPSPRQSDLLLVAGTLTKKMAPIVRRVYDQMPEPRYVIAMGSCASSGGIFNTYSVVQGVDNIVPVDVYIPGCPPRPEALMNGIMKLQEKIKKEKYIRK; via the coding sequence ATGGGAGTAATGCAAAACCTTTTTGAGGACGGTTATATCACCACGACCGTTGATTCATTCCTCAACTACTGCAGGGCCAGCTCGATCTGGCCGATGACGTTTGGTCTCGCCTGCTGCGCTATCGAAATGATCCAGTACTATTCCGCTCCCCAGCATGACTTCGACCGTTTTGGCACCGTGCCCCGTCCGTCGCCGCGCCAGTCCGACCTGCTGCTGGTTGCCGGGACGCTGACGAAGAAGATGGCGCCCATCGTGCGGCGCGTCTACGATCAGATGCCCGAGCCGCGGTATGTCATCGCCATGGGAAGCTGCGCGAGTTCCGGCGGCATCTTCAATACGTACAGCGTGGTGCAGGGCGTCGACAATATCGTCCCTGTGGACGTGTATATCCCGGGCTGTCCTCCCCGGCCTGAGGCGCTCATGAACGGAATCATGAAACTGCAGGAAAAAATCAAGAAAGAGAAGTATATCCGGAAGTAA
- a CDS encoding NADH-quinone oxidoreductase subunit C, with protein MEPLQIAKMIEEKFAGQVLAVTSHAGQVSVLVRKEVIKEICLYLRDDPSLKMDHLADLTAVDYSQYPGDKGPRFEVVYNMISTSYLHRIRLKARVPEEDARIDTVSAIWHTANWHERETFDLMGVQFDGHPDLRRILLPEDWEGHPLRKEYPLKGY; from the coding sequence ATGGAGCCCTTACAGATCGCCAAAATGATAGAAGAGAAATTTGCCGGTCAAGTGCTCGCAGTCACGAGCCATGCCGGGCAGGTCAGTGTCCTGGTCAGGAAAGAGGTGATTAAAGAGATTTGCCTCTATCTCCGCGACGATCCCTCCCTCAAGATGGACCATCTTGCCGACCTCACCGCTGTTGACTACTCACAATATCCCGGAGACAAGGGACCCCGATTCGAAGTCGTCTACAACATGATCTCAACCTCCTATCTTCATCGTATCCGGCTCAAGGCGCGGGTTCCCGAGGAGGACGCGCGGATCGATACGGTCTCTGCCATCTGGCACACGGCCAACTGGCACGAGCGTGAGACCTTCGACCTCATGGGCGTGCAGTTCGACGGCCACCCGGACCTCAGAAGGATCCTGCTGCCCGAGGACTGGGAAGGACACCCGCTCAGGAAGGAATACCCGTTGAAGGGATACTGA
- the nuoD gene encoding NADH dehydrogenase (quinone) subunit D, producing the protein MVQKEITLNMGPQHPATHGVLRLVIDLQGETVVGCDPRPGYLHRGIEKWMESRTYHQIIPMTDRLEYITCMNNNLGWVVAVEKLAGITVPERAQFIRTLMAELTRLSGHLVWLGTHALDIGAMTVCMYTLRERELILDLTEMVTGARQTVSYVRIGGVRNDVPRDFIEKCREFTEIFPQRLEEYDTLIRQNRIWLQRTVGIGVMTAEEAVNYGLTGGTLRGSGVNYDLRKVDPYAAYDKVEFDVPLGTNGDVYDRYIVRINEMRQSNRIIKQCLDMMQPGRITTDDPRYAIPEKMQVMQSMQSLAHQFVLMSKWVPMPKGEVYVATEAPKGELGFYIVSDGSGRPYRVKIRAPSYVHISALPKMVTGLMVADVIACIGTIDIVLGECDR; encoded by the coding sequence ATCGTGCAAAAAGAAATCACTCTGAACATGGGGCCCCAGCACCCGGCAACCCATGGCGTGCTGCGCCTGGTCATCGATCTTCAGGGCGAGACCGTCGTGGGCTGCGACCCCCGGCCCGGCTACCTTCACCGCGGGATCGAGAAGTGGATGGAGAGCAGGACCTATCACCAGATAATCCCCATGACGGACAGGCTGGAGTACATCACCTGTATGAACAACAACCTCGGCTGGGTTGTCGCCGTGGAGAAACTTGCCGGTATCACGGTGCCCGAGCGGGCGCAGTTCATCCGTACGCTCATGGCTGAGTTGACCCGGCTTTCGGGGCACCTGGTGTGGCTCGGAACCCACGCGCTGGACATCGGCGCCATGACCGTCTGCATGTACACGCTGCGCGAGCGCGAACTGATCCTCGACCTTACCGAGATGGTCACCGGCGCCCGGCAGACCGTGAGCTATGTCCGCATCGGCGGTGTGCGGAACGACGTGCCGCGTGATTTCATCGAAAAGTGCCGCGAGTTCACCGAGATCTTCCCGCAGCGGCTGGAGGAGTACGACACCCTCATCCGGCAGAACCGCATCTGGCTTCAGCGCACCGTGGGCATCGGCGTCATGACGGCGGAGGAGGCGGTGAATTACGGCCTCACCGGTGGAACGCTGCGGGGCTCGGGCGTAAACTACGACCTCCGCAAGGTCGATCCCTATGCAGCCTACGACAAGGTTGAATTCGACGTCCCGCTGGGGACGAACGGCGATGTCTACGACCGGTATATCGTTCGCATCAACGAGATGCGCCAGAGCAACCGGATCATCAAGCAGTGCCTGGACATGATGCAGCCCGGGCGCATCACGACCGATGACCCGCGCTACGCCATACCCGAAAAGATGCAGGTGATGCAGAGCATGCAGTCGCTGGCGCACCAGTTTGTGCTGATGAGCAAGTGGGTGCCCATGCCTAAGGGCGAGGTCTACGTCGCCACCGAGGCGCCGAAGGGGGAACTCGGCTTCTATATTGTAAGCGACGGGAGCGGAAGACCATACCGGGTTAAAATCCGCGCGCCATCCTACGTGCATATCAGCGCTCTCCCGAAGATGGTGACCGGCCTCATGGTGGCCGATGTTATCGCCTGCATCGGCACGATCGATATCGTGCTCGGCGAATGCGACCGGTAA